In a genomic window of Wyeomyia smithii strain HCP4-BCI-WySm-NY-G18 chromosome 1, ASM2978416v1, whole genome shotgun sequence:
- the LOC129723331 gene encoding uncharacterized protein LOC129723331: MLLNGDISRVCKWSDKTITESFEIRFACGTRGYNFLRKKKGYPFPSIRTQQFYFQGVHFDSGILTERKIACMSEDEKDCGLILDEMSIDQVLSYCNNNKNHFGNITIAGEIGKATHALIFMLVGIHSRWKQVVAYYLTGSSIPQGFLKDTSGNIIRKAEAIGLRVHFETSDCGPNNVRMWNDYGLKHSKGSVLNSCSVQHPVRTQEALEILPDATHVFKSTVQGWVKNHYIYLPDETVTENGLTNNVANISHLQELVAFEKEKELKMASRHQRMWNFPKFLV; this comes from the exons ATGCTACTTAACGGTGATATAAGTCGAGTTTGTAAGTGGTCTGACAAAACTATAACCGAAAGTTTTGAAATCCGTTTCGCATGCGGTACCAGAGGATACAACTTTCTACGTAAAAAGAAAGGTTATCCGTTTCCTTCTATACGAACCCAGCAATTCTATTTTCAAGGAGTACATTTCGACAGCGGTATTCTAACAGAGCGAAAAATTGCTTGCATGTCGGAAGACGAAAAAGATTGTGGCTTGATATTAGATGAAATGTCGATCGACCAAGTTTTGTCTTATTGCAATAACAACAAGAACCACTTCGGAAACATCACTATCGCTGGAGAGATCGGAAAAGCAACTCACGCTTTGATCTTCATGTTGGTCGGTATTCACAGTCGGTGGAAACAGGTAGTGGCATACTACTTGACAGGGAGTTCCATTCCTCAAGGATTCCTTAAGGATACTAGTGGCAATATCATACGGAAAGCTGAAGCAATCGGTCTAAGGGTTCATTTCGAGACTTCGGACTGTGGACCCAACAAC GTCAGAATGTGGAACGATTACGGGCTCAAGCACAGCAAGGGCAGTGTTCTGAACAGTTGTTCGGTGCAGCATCCTGTGCGAACACAAGAGGCACTAGAAATATTACCAGATGCGACACATGTTTTCAAAAGTACTGTCCAGGGATGGGTAAAAAATCATTATATTTACCTTCCTGATGAAACGGTCACCGAGAATGGCTTGACTAACAACGTAGCAAACATAAGTCATCTTCAGGAGCTTGTAGCGTTCGAGAAAGAGAAGGAACTCAAAATGGCATCGCGACATCAAAGGATGTGGAATTTTCCAAAATTTCTAGTTTAG